In the genome of Meriones unguiculatus strain TT.TT164.6M chromosome 13 unlocalized genomic scaffold, Bangor_MerUng_6.1 Chr13_unordered_Scaffold_40, whole genome shotgun sequence, one region contains:
- the LOC132651100 gene encoding zinc finger protein 431-like isoform X2, translating into MESKDRNPDWLLPCQSALTYNDVHVNFTREEWALLDPSQRSLYKEVMLETYRNLTAIGYNLEYHNIEENCQSSRKHARFENSHSGEKASEDTRYDEVFTRHISPHTYKSMHIGEDRYECNQNGNAFAHNSHLLTHKRTHIGEKPYECNQRGKACARNSNLIHEKNHNGEKPYECNECGKAFARKSTLIVHERTHSGEKPYECNQCGKAFACNSSLQIHKRTHTGEKPYECNKCGKAFARNSTLLVHERTHTGEKPYECNQCGKAFAHNCHLVVHKRTHTGEKPYECNQCSKAFARSSHLVVHKRTHPEEKPYECIQCGKAFKHNSNLLIHKRTHTGQKPYECNQCGKAFARNSHLVAHKRTHTGDKPYECNQCGKAFKHNSSLLLHKRTHTGQKPYECNQCGKAFARNSHLVVHKRTHTGEKPYECNQCAKAFACYSALLKHKKTHT; encoded by the exons agtgcattgacctacaatgatgtgcatgtgaacttcactcgagaagagtgggctttgctggatccttcccagaggagtCTATACAAAGAggtaatgctggagacctacaggaacctcactgctatag gatacaatttggaatatcataatattgaagagaattgtcaaagttctagaaaacatgcaag GTTTGAAAATAGTCATAGTGGAGAGAAAGCTTCTGAAGATACTCGATATGACGAAGTCTTTACACGTCACATTAGTCCCCACACATATAAAAGTATGCATATTGGTGAGGATCGCTATGAATGTAACCAAAATGgtaatgcctttgcacataacagtcaCCTCCTAacacataaaaggacacatattggagagaaaccttatgaatgtaaccaacgtGGTAAAGCCTGTGCACGTAACAGTAATCTAATACACGAAAAAaatcacaatggagagaaaccttatgaatgtaacgaatgtggaaaagcctttgcacgtaaaaGTACTCTCATagtacatgaaagaactcactctggagagaaaccttatgaatgtaaccaatgtggtaaagcctttgcatgtaacagtagtctccaaatacataaaagaactcacactggagagaaaccatatgaatgtaacaaatgtggtaaagcctttgcacgtaacagtacTCTCCTagtacatgaaagaactcacactggagagaaaccatatgaatgtaaccaatgtggtaaagcctttgcacataactgtcatctggtagtacataaaagaactcacactggagagaaaccttatgaatgtaaccaatgcagtaaagcctttgcacggagcagtcatctggtagtacataaaaGGACTCACCCTgaagagaagccttatgaatgtatccAATGTGGTAAGGCCTTTAAACATAACAGTAATCTCctgatacataaaagaactcacactggacagaaaccttatgaatgtaaccaatgcggtAAGGCCTTTGCACGGAACAGTCATCTGGTAgcacataaaagaactcacactggagacaaaccttatgaatgtaaccaatgtggtaaagcctttaaacATAACAGCAGTCTCctgctacataaaagaactcacactggacagaaaccttatgaatgtaaccaatgtggtaaagcctttgcacggaacagtcatctggtagtacataaaagaactcacactggagagaaaccttatgaatgcaaccaatgtgctaaagcctttgcatgttacAGTGctctcctaaaacataaaaaaactcacacctga
- the LOC132651100 gene encoding zinc finger protein 431-like isoform X1, whose product MESKDRNPDWLLPCQVSLTHKQGKHQDLILLSALTYNDVHVNFTREEWALLDPSQRSLYKEVMLETYRNLTAIGYNLEYHNIEENCQSSRKHARFENSHSGEKASEDTRYDEVFTRHISPHTYKSMHIGEDRYECNQNGNAFAHNSHLLTHKRTHIGEKPYECNQRGKACARNSNLIHEKNHNGEKPYECNECGKAFARKSTLIVHERTHSGEKPYECNQCGKAFACNSSLQIHKRTHTGEKPYECNKCGKAFARNSTLLVHERTHTGEKPYECNQCGKAFAHNCHLVVHKRTHTGEKPYECNQCSKAFARSSHLVVHKRTHPEEKPYECIQCGKAFKHNSNLLIHKRTHTGQKPYECNQCGKAFARNSHLVAHKRTHTGDKPYECNQCGKAFKHNSSLLLHKRTHTGQKPYECNQCGKAFARNSHLVVHKRTHTGEKPYECNQCAKAFACYSALLKHKKTHT is encoded by the exons agtgcattgacctacaatgatgtgcatgtgaacttcactcgagaagagtgggctttgctggatccttcccagaggagtCTATACAAAGAggtaatgctggagacctacaggaacctcactgctatag gatacaatttggaatatcataatattgaagagaattgtcaaagttctagaaaacatgcaag GTTTGAAAATAGTCATAGTGGAGAGAAAGCTTCTGAAGATACTCGATATGACGAAGTCTTTACACGTCACATTAGTCCCCACACATATAAAAGTATGCATATTGGTGAGGATCGCTATGAATGTAACCAAAATGgtaatgcctttgcacataacagtcaCCTCCTAacacataaaaggacacatattggagagaaaccttatgaatgtaaccaacgtGGTAAAGCCTGTGCACGTAACAGTAATCTAATACACGAAAAAaatcacaatggagagaaaccttatgaatgtaacgaatgtggaaaagcctttgcacgtaaaaGTACTCTCATagtacatgaaagaactcactctggagagaaaccttatgaatgtaaccaatgtggtaaagcctttgcatgtaacagtagtctccaaatacataaaagaactcacactggagagaaaccatatgaatgtaacaaatgtggtaaagcctttgcacgtaacagtacTCTCCTagtacatgaaagaactcacactggagagaaaccatatgaatgtaaccaatgtggtaaagcctttgcacataactgtcatctggtagtacataaaagaactcacactggagagaaaccttatgaatgtaaccaatgcagtaaagcctttgcacggagcagtcatctggtagtacataaaaGGACTCACCCTgaagagaagccttatgaatgtatccAATGTGGTAAGGCCTTTAAACATAACAGTAATCTCctgatacataaaagaactcacactggacagaaaccttatgaatgtaaccaatgcggtAAGGCCTTTGCACGGAACAGTCATCTGGTAgcacataaaagaactcacactggagacaaaccttatgaatgtaaccaatgtggtaaagcctttaaacATAACAGCAGTCTCctgctacataaaagaactcacactggacagaaaccttatgaatgtaaccaatgtggtaaagcctttgcacggaacagtcatctggtagtacataaaagaactcacactggagagaaaccttatgaatgcaaccaatgtgctaaagcctttgcatgttacAGTGctctcctaaaacataaaaaaactcacacctga
- the LOC132651100 gene encoding zinc finger protein 431-like isoform X3, which translates to MLETYRNLTAIGYNLEYHNIEENCQSSRKHARFENSHSGEKASEDTRYDEVFTRHISPHTYKSMHIGEDRYECNQNGNAFAHNSHLLTHKRTHIGEKPYECNQRGKACARNSNLIHEKNHNGEKPYECNECGKAFARKSTLIVHERTHSGEKPYECNQCGKAFACNSSLQIHKRTHTGEKPYECNKCGKAFARNSTLLVHERTHTGEKPYECNQCGKAFAHNCHLVVHKRTHTGEKPYECNQCSKAFARSSHLVVHKRTHPEEKPYECIQCGKAFKHNSNLLIHKRTHTGQKPYECNQCGKAFARNSHLVAHKRTHTGDKPYECNQCGKAFKHNSSLLLHKRTHTGQKPYECNQCGKAFARNSHLVVHKRTHTGEKPYECNQCAKAFACYSALLKHKKTHT; encoded by the exons atgctggagacctacaggaacctcactgctatag gatacaatttggaatatcataatattgaagagaattgtcaaagttctagaaaacatgcaag GTTTGAAAATAGTCATAGTGGAGAGAAAGCTTCTGAAGATACTCGATATGACGAAGTCTTTACACGTCACATTAGTCCCCACACATATAAAAGTATGCATATTGGTGAGGATCGCTATGAATGTAACCAAAATGgtaatgcctttgcacataacagtcaCCTCCTAacacataaaaggacacatattggagagaaaccttatgaatgtaaccaacgtGGTAAAGCCTGTGCACGTAACAGTAATCTAATACACGAAAAAaatcacaatggagagaaaccttatgaatgtaacgaatgtggaaaagcctttgcacgtaaaaGTACTCTCATagtacatgaaagaactcactctggagagaaaccttatgaatgtaaccaatgtggtaaagcctttgcatgtaacagtagtctccaaatacataaaagaactcacactggagagaaaccatatgaatgtaacaaatgtggtaaagcctttgcacgtaacagtacTCTCCTagtacatgaaagaactcacactggagagaaaccatatgaatgtaaccaatgtggtaaagcctttgcacataactgtcatctggtagtacataaaagaactcacactggagagaaaccttatgaatgtaaccaatgcagtaaagcctttgcacggagcagtcatctggtagtacataaaaGGACTCACCCTgaagagaagccttatgaatgtatccAATGTGGTAAGGCCTTTAAACATAACAGTAATCTCctgatacataaaagaactcacactggacagaaaccttatgaatgtaaccaatgcggtAAGGCCTTTGCACGGAACAGTCATCTGGTAgcacataaaagaactcacactggagacaaaccttatgaatgtaaccaatgtggtaaagcctttaaacATAACAGCAGTCTCctgctacataaaagaactcacactggacagaaaccttatgaatgtaaccaatgtggtaaagcctttgcacggaacagtcatctggtagtacataaaagaactcacactggagagaaaccttatgaatgcaaccaatgtgctaaagcctttgcatgttacAGTGctctcctaaaacataaaaaaactcacacctga